A stretch of Aphanothece sacrum FPU1 DNA encodes these proteins:
- a CDS encoding histidine phosphatase family protein: MATRVIIVRHGQSSYNAQKRIQGRTDYSVLTEKGIQDAQTLGNTLSLLPIDGIYCSPLQRAKQTAEIIQNCFSEPPNLLPTEQLLEIDLPLWEKLPKQEVKEKFPTEYACWKERPHEFKMVLSSEEENREHFPVLSLYEQVEDFWKNLLSQHQNQTILIVAHNGVNRCLIMNAVGIPPSHYHSIQQSNCGINILNFTGAWGDPVQLESLNQTSHLGIPIPPPRSDNNRLRLLLVRHGETQWNRESRFQGIRDIPLNENGKAQGQKAADFLKDIPLNFGVSSPLLRPKETAEIILQYHPEITLDLQPQLQEICHGLWEGKLETEIENDFPGLLQQWKDAPETVQMPEGENLQQVWDRAIACWQELVKKYSDLNDSAIGIVVAHDAINKVILCYLLGLEPANFWNIKQGNGGVSVIDYPNGIDSSPVLQAINLTTHLGSGVLDKTAAGAL, translated from the coding sequence TTGGCTACTCGCGTTATTATAGTGCGTCATGGACAAAGCAGCTACAATGCTCAAAAGAGAATACAAGGACGTACCGACTACTCGGTATTAACAGAAAAAGGCATTCAAGATGCTCAAACTTTGGGAAATACCCTTAGTTTACTGCCTATTGATGGGATTTATTGTAGTCCTTTACAACGGGCCAAACAGACAGCAGAAATCATTCAAAATTGTTTCTCCGAACCCCCAAATTTATTGCCAACAGAGCAACTTTTAGAGATAGATTTACCCTTGTGGGAAAAATTACCTAAACAGGAAGTTAAAGAGAAATTTCCCACAGAATACGCTTGTTGGAAAGAACGACCTCACGAATTTAAAATGGTTCTTTCTTCAGAGGAAGAAAATAGAGAACATTTTCCGGTTCTTTCCTTATATGAACAGGTTGAAGACTTTTGGAAAAACCTACTTTCTCAACATCAAAATCAGACCATTTTAATTGTGGCTCATAATGGTGTAAATCGCTGTTTAATTATGAATGCTGTTGGTATTCCACCTTCTCATTATCATTCAATTCAGCAATCTAATTGTGGTATTAACATCTTAAATTTTACAGGAGCATGGGGTGATCCTGTTCAGCTTGAATCCCTCAATCAAACATCTCATTTAGGCATTCCCATTCCACCGCCAAGATCTGATAATAACCGATTAAGATTATTATTAGTGCGTCATGGAGAAACTCAATGGAACCGAGAATCAAGATTTCAAGGAATACGAGATATTCCCCTCAATGAAAATGGGAAAGCACAAGGACAAAAAGCTGCCGATTTTCTCAAAGATATTCCCTTAAACTTTGGGGTTAGTAGTCCCTTATTACGTCCTAAAGAAACCGCCGAAATTATTCTACAATATCATCCAGAAATTACCTTAGACTTACAACCTCAACTGCAAGAAATTTGTCATGGACTGTGGGAAGGAAAACTAGAAACTGAAATCGAAAACGACTTTCCTGGATTATTACAACAATGGAAAGATGCTCCAGAAACTGTCCAAATGCCAGAAGGAGAAAACTTACAACAAGTGTGGGATCGAGCGATCGCTTGTTGGCAGGAACTGGTCAAAAAATACAGTGATTTAAACGATTCTGCCATAGGAATAGTAGTCGCTCACGATGCCATTAATAAAGTAATCTTATGCTATTTATTAGGCTTAGAACCGGCCAATTTTTGGAACATTAAACAAGGGAATGGGGGAGTCAGTGTGATTGACTATCCCAACGGAATTGATAGTTCTCCTGTGTTACAAGCCATTAATCTAACCACCCATTTAGG
- a CDS encoding ArnT family glycosyltransferase, producing MSIFSADLKSKKTDLIWFLIFLLAALFLWLINLGNLPLRDWDEGYYGTVAKDMFHSGNWLYLTYYNQPFLLKPPLIIWLINLSYKIGGINEFTTRFPCAFLTACGVPLLYLVSRNLFYDRLPAIFSSLVYLTLLPVVRHGRLAMIDGIINTFFIVAIFCLLKSRKQPNWAIGIGISLGLIALSKGILAIALGGIIVIYCFFDNPKYISKNSALWIGLILGFLPVFTWYILQINHYGELFIEVHFKQQNFDRLSTSVEGNKGSIFYYFIELIKYSFPWFIFLPTALKWAWEKRQENWAKLSIIGLGLFMGIISIMATKLPWYIMPIYPLFSLVIAVYLAKLYEKKKSYPQFLAFLLFMGSGIVLMAGIYLGIEENKISLLIITFSLTITLFSAAWKLKNKSPNFVAILGIGLYINLGSLMMSSEWIWELNESFSVKPVATLIRENTPPGTIIYTSFPYSRTSLDFYSDRQVLADNKDNLQKLASQTSYLLLDKNAQDNLRLSHGKILGEAEGFILLKTFPESKSSRNKQ from the coding sequence ATGTCTATATTTTCTGCTGATTTAAAATCTAAAAAAACTGATCTAATCTGGTTCTTAATATTCTTACTTGCTGCCTTATTTTTATGGTTAATAAACCTTGGTAATTTACCTCTACGTGATTGGGATGAGGGTTATTATGGAACAGTTGCAAAAGATATGTTTCATAGCGGTAACTGGTTATATCTCACCTATTATAATCAACCTTTTTTACTGAAACCTCCTTTAATTATTTGGTTAATTAATCTTAGTTATAAAATCGGAGGTATTAATGAATTTACCACTAGGTTTCCCTGTGCTTTTTTAACAGCTTGTGGAGTTCCTCTGTTATATTTAGTAAGTAGAAATCTTTTTTATGATCGCCTTCCAGCTATTTTCAGTAGTTTAGTTTATTTAACTTTATTACCTGTGGTTCGTCATGGAAGATTAGCCATGATAGATGGGATAATAAATACCTTTTTTATTGTGGCAATTTTCTGTTTATTAAAATCCCGTAAACAACCTAATTGGGCTATAGGAATTGGAATATCTTTAGGATTAATCGCCTTAAGTAAAGGTATTTTAGCCATTGCTTTAGGTGGTATTATTGTAATTTACTGTTTCTTTGATAATCCTAAATATATAAGCAAAAATTCTGCTTTATGGATAGGATTAATATTAGGATTTTTACCAGTCTTTACTTGGTATATATTACAAATAAATCACTATGGAGAACTCTTTATTGAAGTTCATTTTAAACAACAAAACTTTGATCGTTTGTCAACTTCAGTAGAAGGAAATAAAGGATCAATTTTTTATTATTTTATTGAATTGATTAAATATAGTTTCCCTTGGTTTATTTTTTTGCCAACAGCGTTAAAATGGGCTTGGGAAAAACGACAAGAAAATTGGGCAAAATTAAGTATAATAGGCTTAGGTCTATTTATGGGTATAATTTCGATAATGGCAACTAAATTACCTTGGTATATTATGCCCATTTATCCTTTATTTTCTTTAGTCATTGCTGTTTATTTAGCTAAACTTTACGAGAAGAAAAAATCCTATCCTCAATTTTTAGCCTTTTTGTTATTTATGGGCAGTGGAATAGTGTTAATGGCAGGAATATATTTAGGAATAGAAGAAAACAAAATAAGTTTACTAATTATTACTTTTTCATTGACAATTACATTATTTTCTGCTGCCTGGAAACTGAAAAATAAATCCCCCAATTTTGTTGCTATTTTAGGCATTGGGTTATATATTAATCTTGGGTCATTAATGATGTCTTCAGAGTGGATTTGGGAATTAAATGAATCATTTTCAGTGAAACCCGTTGCTACTTTAATTAGAGAAAATACACCCCCAGGAACTATTATTTATACCTCTTTTCCTTATAGCCGTACTAGCTTAGATTTTTACAGTGATCGCCAAGTTCTGGCTGATAATAAAGATAATTTGCAAAAATTAGCCTCTCAGACATCCTATTTATTATTAGATAAAAATGCTCAAGACAATTTAAGGTTATCTCATGGTAAAATATTAGGAGAAGCAGAAGGATTTATCTTACTTAAAACTTTCCCAGAATCAAAATCATCAAGGAATAAACAATGA
- a CDS encoding CPBP family intramembrane glutamic endopeptidase, whose translation MTRKQLVLLVLTLIALIPVLLSLIASINQPQIQANLQLYQTNLVLQASEFSEQIFQENNPNVNIELGEIMTALIGKNVSKNALKQYQEARQLSQNNLDNLENQLQVINPNYSVSNTLISSPNPKQLNEKINKQREAINELDLKLGILEAQEGNTSQSLTTWNNLQSTSLKNITDVVIGLWSPTYRIYPESELIINDNLKGWFRYRILKELYQIEDRQSDLIDLKQKEQQIAIYSLKKLILVSIIPLFLGIIGFGLFLFLMFQLVIKKEQSILFIGQELSWKTPWNFETILQVLIVGFFFFGQIVLPVLFGFLNIDISYLSLRGKAIYVLASYLSLSLGGLVVLYISIKPFFPLPKDWFKFELNKGIVWGISGYLVALPLVVLISLINQQIWNGQGGSNPLLSLALESQDKIVLAIFYITAAIAAPVYEEIMFRGFLLPSLTRYVPVWGAIVISSLIFALAHLNLSEVLPLAVLGIVLGTVYTRSRNLLSSMLLHSLWNSGTLFSLFLLGSGGN comes from the coding sequence ATGACGCGAAAACAATTAGTTTTATTAGTATTAACCCTTATTGCCTTAATTCCTGTTCTCTTATCACTCATCGCTAGTATTAATCAACCTCAAATACAAGCCAATTTACAACTATATCAAACTAATTTAGTATTGCAAGCTTCAGAATTTTCTGAGCAAATCTTTCAAGAAAATAATCCCAACGTAAATATTGAGTTAGGAGAAATTATGACGGCTTTAATAGGGAAAAATGTTTCTAAAAATGCCCTAAAACAGTATCAAGAAGCGCGTCAATTATCTCAAAATAATTTAGATAATCTCGAAAATCAATTACAAGTAATTAATCCTAATTATTCTGTTTCAAATACTTTGATTTCTTCTCCAAATCCAAAACAATTAAATGAAAAAATTAATAAACAAAGAGAGGCAATTAATGAATTAGATTTAAAACTAGGAATTTTAGAAGCACAAGAAGGAAATACATCTCAATCATTAACGACTTGGAATAATTTACAGTCAACTTCTCTAAAAAATATCACAGATGTTGTAATTGGATTATGGAGTCCCACTTATCGGATATATCCTGAGTCAGAATTAATCATTAACGATAATTTAAAAGGATGGTTTCGCTATCGAATTTTAAAAGAACTATATCAAATTGAAGATCGTCAATCTGACTTAATTGACTTAAAACAAAAAGAACAACAAATAGCAATTTATTCTTTAAAAAAGTTAATTCTAGTAAGTATTATTCCTCTATTTTTAGGGATAATTGGATTTGGTTTATTTCTATTTCTCATGTTTCAATTAGTTATCAAAAAAGAACAATCAATTTTATTTATTGGTCAAGAACTATCTTGGAAAACTCCCTGGAATTTTGAAACTATTTTACAAGTTTTAATCGTTGGATTTTTCTTTTTTGGGCAAATTGTTCTGCCAGTTTTATTTGGTTTTCTGAACATTGATATAAGTTACCTCAGTTTACGAGGTAAAGCTATCTATGTTTTAGCCAGTTACTTATCTTTAAGTTTAGGAGGTCTTGTTGTTCTTTATATCTCAATAAAACCTTTTTTCCCTTTACCAAAAGATTGGTTTAAATTTGAACTAAATAAAGGGATTGTTTGGGGAATTAGTGGATATTTAGTTGCCTTACCTTTAGTCGTATTAATCTCATTAATTAACCAACAAATTTGGAACGGACAAGGAGGAAGTAATCCTCTCTTATCTCTTGCCTTAGAATCTCAAGATAAAATCGTTTTAGCTATCTTTTATATTACCGCAGCGATCGCCGCTCCTGTTTATGAAGAAATCATGTTTAGAGGCTTTTTATTACCCTCTCTGACTCGTTATGTTCCAGTTTGGGGTGCTATTGTCATCAGCAGTCTAATTTTCGCCCTTGCACATCTAAACTTATCCGAAGTCTTACCCCTAGCAGTGTTAGGAATAGTATTGGGAACCGTTTATACACGCTCACGAAATCTTCTATCATCCATGTTACTCCATAGCCTCTGGAATAGTGGCACATTATTCAGTCTTTTTTTATTAGGAAGTGGCGGCAATTAA
- the hemC gene encoding hydroxymethylbilane synthase: protein MSVSSRSIRIGSRKSQLALVQTYWVQAELQGHYQDRQFDVETMSTQGDKILDVPLAKIGDKGLFTKELEVAMLENQVDLAVHSLKDLPTKLPDGLMLGCVTKRVNPADALVVNEKHRDKQLETLPEGSVIGTSSLRRLAQLRHHFPHLSFKDVRGNVNTRLAKLDAGEYDAIILAVAGLERLDMADRVHQVISSDISLHAVGQGALGIECRTGDQEILNLLKALEHKPTRDRCYAERAFLRELEGGCQVPIGVNTHIEGNMLNLTGMVASLDGQQMLKNTISGPCEEAEQLGRELAMQLRNSGAGAILAEIFAQIGRE from the coding sequence ATGTCCGTCTCTAGTCGCTCCATTCGTATCGGTTCCCGTAAAAGTCAATTAGCCCTGGTACAGACCTATTGGGTGCAAGCAGAACTCCAAGGTCACTATCAAGACCGGCAATTTGACGTAGAAACCATGAGTACCCAAGGGGACAAAATCCTTGATGTTCCTCTAGCTAAGATTGGGGATAAAGGGTTATTTACCAAAGAATTAGAAGTCGCTATGCTCGAAAATCAAGTAGACTTAGCGGTACATTCTCTCAAAGATTTACCCACCAAACTCCCAGACGGTTTAATGCTAGGCTGTGTCACCAAACGAGTAAATCCGGCCGATGCGTTAGTCGTCAATGAAAAACATCGAGATAAACAGTTAGAAACCTTACCTGAAGGGTCTGTTATTGGGACTTCTTCCCTACGTCGCTTAGCTCAACTGCGTCATCACTTCCCCCATTTAAGCTTTAAAGATGTACGGGGCAATGTCAATACCCGATTAGCTAAACTTGATGCAGGGGAATATGATGCCATTATCCTCGCTGTGGCGGGGTTAGAACGCTTAGATATGGCCGACCGTGTTCATCAAGTCATTTCCTCTGATATCTCCCTTCATGCCGTCGGACAAGGGGCTTTAGGGATTGAATGTCGTACAGGGGATCAAGAAATCTTAAATTTACTCAAAGCCTTAGAACACAAACCAACCCGCGATCGCTGTTATGCAGAACGGGCGTTCTTGCGAGAATTAGAAGGGGGTTGTCAAGTTCCCATTGGGGTCAACACCCACATTGAGGGAAATATGTTAAATTTGACGGGTATGGTAGCCAGTCTCGATGGTCAACAAATGTTGAAAAATACAATTAGTGGGCCGTGTGAGGAAGCAGAACAACTTGGCCGAGAACTTGCTATGCAACTGAGGAATTCGGGTGCAGGAGCTATTTTAGCCGAGATTTTTGCTCAAATTGGGCGAGAATAA
- the rpoD gene encoding RNA polymerase sigma factor RpoD, translated as MKEQEENGMTQANDLLTLDEPQMDIILFDLEEEDIDLGIEENLDEVITEPGEKKTRKLAASRRRDQTKKKPYTEDSIRVYLQEIGRIRLLRAEEEIELARKIADLLKLERIREEDLAETLGRFPTDTEWAKRIFQWENAEEILRLQLSRDPKGSELRNYLGKTEIINESEKDWNLQSKEYLTRFKRRLYLGRRAKDKMVHSNLRLVVSIAKKYMNRGLSFQDLIQEGSLGLIRAAEKFDHEKGYKFSTYATWWIRQAITRAIADQSRTIRLPVHLYETISRIKKTTKILSQEMRRKPTEEEIADRMEMTIEKLRFIAKSAQLPISLETPIGKEEDSRLGDFIEADGETPEDEVSKNLLREDLENVLDTLSPRERDVLRLRYGLDDGRMKTLEEIGQIFNVTRERIRQIEAKALRKLRHPNRNSILKEYIR; from the coding sequence CTGAAGGAGCAAGAGGAAAACGGCATGACGCAGGCTAATGACCTATTAACCCTGGATGAGCCTCAGATGGACATAATATTGTTTGATCTCGAAGAGGAAGATATAGACTTAGGCATCGAGGAGAACCTCGATGAGGTAATAACAGAACCAGGCGAGAAAAAAACTCGCAAACTCGCTGCTTCTCGTCGTCGTGATCAAACTAAGAAGAAACCTTACACCGAGGATTCAATTCGGGTTTATCTGCAAGAAATTGGACGTATTCGACTCTTGCGGGCCGAAGAAGAAATCGAATTAGCTCGCAAAATTGCTGATTTACTGAAACTTGAACGGATACGAGAGGAAGATCTCGCTGAAACTTTGGGCAGATTTCCCACGGATACGGAATGGGCTAAACGGATTTTTCAATGGGAAAATGCCGAAGAAATCCTTCGTCTCCAGTTATCTAGAGATCCTAAAGGTTCTGAATTAAGAAATTATCTCGGTAAAACCGAGATAATTAATGAGTCAGAAAAAGATTGGAACTTACAATCTAAGGAGTATCTCACCCGATTTAAACGTCGTTTGTATTTAGGGCGCAGAGCTAAAGACAAAATGGTACATTCTAACCTCCGTTTGGTGGTTTCTATTGCCAAAAAATACATGAATCGTGGTTTATCTTTCCAAGATCTCATTCAAGAAGGGTCTTTAGGGTTAATTCGCGCTGCCGAAAAGTTTGATCACGAAAAAGGCTATAAGTTCTCAACTTACGCCACTTGGTGGATTCGTCAAGCTATTACTAGAGCGATCGCGGATCAATCCCGTACTATTCGTCTTCCTGTTCATCTGTATGAAACGATCTCTCGCATCAAGAAAACAACGAAGATTTTGTCTCAAGAAATGCGCCGCAAACCCACAGAAGAAGAGATTGCAGACCGCATGGAGATGACTATCGAAAAATTACGCTTCATTGCTAAATCAGCCCAGTTACCCATATCCTTAGAAACCCCCATCGGTAAAGAAGAAGATTCTCGGTTGGGGGATTTTATTGAAGCTGATGGAGAAACTCCAGAAGATGAGGTATCGAAAAATCTCTTACGGGAAGATTTAGAAAATGTTCTTGATACTCTTAGTCCACGAGAACGGGATGTCTTACGGTTACGTTATGGCTTAGATGATGGACGAATGAAAACTTTAGAGGAAATCGGGCAAATTTTTAATGTTACCCGTGAAAGAATTCGTCAAATTGAAGCAAAAGCTTTACGCAAATTGCGCCATCCTAATCGTAATAGTATTCTCAAAGAATATATTCGGTAA
- a CDS encoding (2Fe-2S) ferredoxin domain-containing protein: protein MHKPPKCIMICQHSSCQAAGSEKVLFAFQVGNLPPNTIVMSTGCQGQCSSGPTVRILPEETWYCRVKVTDIPAIVEEHLKQGKPIKDKFNPRIHQFDFDDT from the coding sequence ATGCATAAACCACCAAAATGTATTATGATTTGTCAACATTCTTCTTGTCAGGCGGCAGGTTCCGAAAAAGTGTTATTTGCGTTTCAGGTAGGGAATTTACCTCCTAATACAATAGTAATGTCTACGGGATGCCAGGGACAGTGTAGTAGTGGCCCAACGGTACGAATTTTACCGGAGGAAACCTGGTATTGTCGAGTAAAAGTGACAGATATTCCCGCCATTGTTGAAGAACATTTAAAGCAAGGAAAGCCCATTAAAGATAAATTTAATCCGCGTATACATCAATTTGATTTTGATGATACTTAG
- a CDS encoding alpha/beta hydrolase: MKPFLKSSPLIIKLISSLSTILLSVGFLSSPVSAAERLILRLGPLQQTVTVDELEKFANTGELSTNLKPYSFLFTPEVKQILSQHFNIDPLIAEQFLADLFKNGDGDKLLKQINSALPESNSQQLKQALKLLLQQTSQLSLINFVRVYPQESLTVDLSQAANLAVQLNGSFLQSQLLVPHLADALKSTSPPVISPNFDPTVPGQETIVTDTLIFNDTSRQRKITVDVYYAKKTQGPLVVMSHGFAADRKFLRYLGRHLASYGLTVVSVEHPGSDIHALVKTAAGLKLSQILPPDEFINRPQDISFILTQLGLLNQEDSPLNGKFNTEKVSIIGHSFGGYTALALAGATLDLKNLRRFCDENLPLGRSPADWLQCAAAELPYSERKFKDQRIKQVIAINPIIGQLFGNNLSQVKIPTLILSSSDDGITPIISHQLQPFKQLSGDKYLIVALGATHMSVTDISNSDSAMGQNTLVREIMGVQAEPVRHLMKGVSLGFIQQLTSNASQYQPFLNSTYVESLSENKIKFRLTTQLPVSLDVWLNVLSLGTPQITARPQPLEGFSLSRIKQYFIEAKYLLIKPQYSTHKLDALFTGLLDSYFHPFDDWS, translated from the coding sequence ATGAAACCTTTCCTAAAGTCCTCACCCTTAATCATCAAATTAATTAGTAGTTTATCGACTATTTTATTATCTGTTGGCTTTTTAAGTTCTCCTGTATCCGCCGCCGAACGCTTAATTTTACGTTTAGGTCCACTACAACAGACGGTTACAGTTGATGAATTAGAAAAATTTGCTAATACAGGAGAATTATCGACAAATCTTAAACCCTATAGTTTTTTATTCACACCTGAAGTTAAGCAAATTTTATCACAACATTTTAATATTGATCCCCTCATTGCTGAACAATTTTTAGCCGATCTTTTTAAGAATGGAGATGGTGATAAATTACTCAAACAAATTAATAGTGCTTTACCTGAAAGTAACTCCCAACAACTCAAACAAGCTTTAAAATTACTCCTACAACAAACAAGTCAATTAAGTCTTATCAATTTTGTTCGAGTTTATCCTCAAGAAAGTCTAACGGTTGATCTTTCCCAAGCAGCAAACTTAGCAGTTCAACTCAATGGTTCTTTTTTACAAAGTCAATTATTAGTTCCTCATTTAGCCGATGCTTTAAAATCAACTTCACCTCCTGTTATTTCTCCTAACTTTGATCCGACTGTTCCTGGTCAAGAGACAATTGTTACAGATACTTTAATTTTTAATGATACCAGTCGCCAAAGAAAAATTACAGTTGATGTTTATTATGCTAAAAAAACTCAAGGGCCTTTAGTGGTAATGTCTCATGGGTTTGCAGCAGATAGAAAATTCTTGCGTTATTTGGGCCGTCATTTAGCTTCTTATGGTTTAACAGTTGTCTCTGTGGAACATCCAGGAAGTGATATTCATGCTTTAGTAAAAACGGCTGCGGGTTTAAAATTAAGTCAAATTTTACCCCCGGATGAATTTATTAATCGTCCCCAAGATATTAGTTTTATTTTAACTCAATTAGGTTTATTAAATCAAGAAGATTCCCCATTAAATGGAAAATTTAATACCGAAAAAGTTAGTATAATTGGTCATTCTTTTGGCGGATATACTGCCTTAGCTTTAGCCGGTGCAACCTTAGATCTTAAAAATTTACGTCGTTTTTGTGACGAAAATCTACCATTAGGACGTTCTCCTGCCGACTGGTTACAATGCGCTGCGGCTGAGTTACCTTATAGTGAAAGAAAGTTTAAAGATCAGCGTATTAAACAAGTGATTGCTATCAATCCTATTATTGGTCAATTATTTGGTAATAATCTTTCTCAAGTTAAAATACCCACTTTGATTTTATCATCTTCTGATGATGGAATTACTCCGATTATTTCCCATCAATTACAACCTTTTAAACAACTATCTGGAGATAAATATCTCATTGTTGCTTTAGGTGCAACTCATATGAGTGTCACAGATATTAGTAATAGTGATAGTGCGATGGGACAAAATACTTTAGTTCGAGAAATAATGGGAGTACAAGCGGAACCTGTCCGACACTTAATGAAAGGTGTTAGTTTAGGGTTTATTCAACAGTTAACTTCCAACGCTTCTCAATATCAACCCTTTCTCAATTCTACTTATGTAGAGTCTTTATCAGAGAATAAAATTAAGTTTCGTTTAACGACTCAATTACCTGTTAGTTTAGACGTTTGGTTGAATGTTCTGTCTCTGGGAACTCCTCAAATAACTGCCCGTCCCCAACCATTAGAAGGCTTTTCCTTGTCAAGAATTAAACAGTATTTTATTGAGGCTAAATATCTATTAATTAAACCCCAATATTCAACTCATAAATTAGATGCTTTATTTACAGGTTTATTAGATAGTTATTTTCATCCCTTTGATGATTGGAGTTAA
- a CDS encoding DUF1995 family protein: protein MLEVPNTLEEAVNQAKQAAKLALKAGVSPLQIELVIPEIALQAQSLALEFVSLFEGDESGLKVLFPDTGAAALARRDWGETAFKVSDLGSRFTSIEMKISDDDQAFLVVCPSSVEVGIVEKLCNLAGDRPVVLLIPQLEDVSIVGIGYAARQLRERFLNTLQSVYYFRPLEGVVVLRSYPSQWQVYLETENGYQFIAEASEKPAGEPLELLIANTLKGDEEKSNNATAKKSGLFTSMQRFLRALSQ, encoded by the coding sequence ATGCTAGAAGTTCCTAATACCTTAGAAGAAGCCGTTAATCAAGCTAAACAAGCCGCTAAACTCGCTCTAAAAGCGGGAGTTAGTCCCCTGCAAATTGAATTAGTTATCCCTGAAATTGCACTACAAGCTCAATCTTTAGCCTTAGAATTTGTTAGTCTGTTTGAAGGAGACGAATCAGGCTTAAAAGTGCTTTTCCCTGATACGGGGGCCGCTGCTTTGGCCCGACGAGACTGGGGAGAGACTGCTTTTAAGGTAAGTGACTTAGGCAGTCGTTTTACTTCCATTGAGATGAAAATTTCCGATGATGATCAAGCATTTTTAGTAGTTTGTCCCTCATCCGTAGAAGTGGGTATTGTGGAAAAACTTTGTAATTTAGCCGGCGATCGCCCTGTGGTTTTGCTCATTCCACAACTAGAGGATGTTTCAATTGTAGGCATTGGTTATGCAGCCCGTCAACTGCGGGAACGGTTCCTTAATACTCTACAATCAGTTTACTATTTTCGACCCCTAGAAGGAGTCGTCGTTTTGCGTTCTTATCCTTCTCAATGGCAGGTTTATTTAGAGACAGAAAACGGCTATCAATTTATTGCTGAAGCATCAGAAAAACCCGCCGGAGAACCTCTTGAATTATTAATAGCTAATACTCTTAAAGGGGATGAAGAAAAAAGTAATAATGCAACGGCAAAAAAATCAGGTTTGTTCACAAGTATGCAGCGTTTTTTACGAGCATTGAGTCAATAA
- a CDS encoding molybdopterin molybdotransferase MoeA has protein sequence MFSVQQAQSIILDSVQPLKTTETVTLNESVGRILAELVTSNLDFPYWDNSAMDGYGVKFDDVVNCSPENPITLKIIEEIPAGVKPKKIVQSGQACRIFTGAMLPSGADTIIIQENTQKIDDKVLILLPPKFPKAFVRHQGDFYQAGHALLTPGIRINASEIAVLATAQCPQVKVYCRPRVAIFSTGNELILPSESLQPGQIVDSNQYALGAFVQRQGAISIQLGIVSDNIERLEEKISLAINSADFVLSTGGVSVGEYDYIEQILSELGGEILIRSIAIQPGKPLTVAKFSNGCIYFGIPGNPVSALVSCWRFVQPALKKLSGLKKSWKPNFIKAKSCQLLESKGQRETYIWGQLKLVDGEYEFELAGGSQNSANLINLAMTNALAILPVGTTMINAGESVLTMLIDC, from the coding sequence ATGTTTTCTGTTCAACAAGCTCAATCAATTATTCTTGATTCAGTACAGCCCTTAAAAACGACAGAAACGGTTACTTTAAATGAATCTGTCGGGCGTATTTTAGCTGAATTAGTCACCAGTAATTTGGATTTTCCTTATTGGGATAATTCAGCTATGGATGGTTATGGAGTTAAGTTTGATGATGTGGTCAACTGTAGCCCAGAAAATCCTATTACTTTAAAGATAATAGAAGAAATTCCGGCTGGAGTAAAACCAAAAAAAATTGTTCAATCTGGGCAAGCTTGTCGTATTTTTACTGGAGCGATGTTACCTTCAGGGGCAGATACTATTATTATACAAGAAAATACGCAAAAAATTGATGATAAAGTCTTGATTTTATTGCCCCCAAAATTTCCCAAGGCTTTTGTTAGACATCAAGGAGATTTTTATCAAGCAGGTCATGCTTTGTTAACTCCTGGTATTAGAATTAATGCTTCTGAAATTGCTGTTTTAGCAACTGCCCAATGTCCTCAAGTTAAGGTTTATTGTCGTCCTCGTGTGGCTATTTTTTCAACAGGAAATGAATTAATTTTGCCTTCTGAATCTTTACAACCTGGACAAATTGTTGATTCTAATCAATATGCTTTAGGAGCATTTGTTCAACGTCAAGGAGCAATTTCTATTCAATTAGGCATTGTTTCTGATAACATAGAAAGGCTCGAAGAAAAAATTAGTTTAGCTATTAATTCTGCTGATTTTGTCTTATCAACTGGTGGAGTTTCTGTAGGAGAATATGATTATATAGAACAAATTTTAAGTGAATTAGGGGGAGAAATTCTTATTAGAAGTATTGCGATTCAACCAGGAAAACCTTTAACTGTTGCAAAGTTTAGTAATGGATGTATTTATTTTGGAATTCCGGGAAATCCTGTCTCAGCTTTAGTTAGTTGTTGGCGGTTTGTTCAACCTGCTTTAAAGAAATTATCTGGGTTAAAAAAATCTTGGAAACCTAATTTTATTAAAGCAAAATCTTGTCAATTATTAGAGTCAAAAGGACAAAGAGAAACTTATATTTGGGGACAGTTAAAGTTAGTTGATGGTGAATACGAATTTGAATTAGCAGGAGGAAGTCAAAATTCAGCTAATTTAATTAATCTTGCTATGACGAATGCTTTAGCTATTTTACCTGTGGGAACAACTATGATTAATGCTGGTGAGTCAGTTTTGACGATGTTAATTGATTGTTAA